TAAATTGCTGAGATAAGGCAGTAGTTTTAAGTAAATCATATCGTCCAAAAATTAAAAATAATCGTCTTCGGACAGCTTCCAAACCAAATCCAGCTCCTTTTGTCTGACCTGCTTTTGGATCAAATGGATTTTCAATGATGATTTCAAGACTCTTTTTCATTTTCTTAAACTGCACATTAATGGCAACATCTCCTGTTAAACCATATAGACTATGCTTAATAGCATTTTCTAATAATGGTTGGACCATTAATTGAGGCAATTTCAATTGCTCAATGCCAGCCTCAATATCAAAATTGACTTGTAGTCTGTGTCCGAACCTTACTTTTTCAATATCAATAAATAAATTTAAAAACTGGATCTCATCTTCTACCTGAATCCACCTATCAGCTTCTTTCTGGATGGTACCTCTTAAAAAGTCTGATAATTGTAACACCATTTCTCTGGCCTTTTCGGGTTTCACTTTCACTAAAGAACTAATAGAATTCAAGCTGTTAAACAAAAAATGTGGTTGTAGTTGTTGACGAAGCTGATGAAGTTCTGCCTCATTTGCCATTTTTTGCATTTTCACCTCCCTTTCTTCTGCCTCTACTTGTTCCTGTAGCTTTCCTTGGAGATTTAGCAATAAGGAATAGGAAAGAAAAATCAGCAAGATGATAAATCCTCTCAGAACAAAAGCTTCATTAAGAAAAGTGATGTTTTTAAAATTGGAAGGCACTACCCATTTTATTAAAAAATCTCCTGAATATAATATGAGCAAAGATAAGATGAGAGGGAAAACCACCAGCAAAACCTTATTGCCTTTGGTGGGCGTATAAAACTTGAAAATATTATCCAGCAACATAAATCCAAATATCACTAAAAGGCTAAATAATATACTGTCTATTAAAGCAGATGAAAAATCAAGCCCATAATGCATCAATAAAAAAATGGATAAGCCAAGCCATACTAAAAGAATGGCTGATAGCTTTATCCACGATCTATTTTGATGACGAATGAATTGCAAAAACATTTCTAAATCTAGTAGGAATTATTAAGTAAAATTAAATATTGTGTAAGAGAAACCTTGTCAGGTTATCTAACCCCCAAGGTTTAAATCTACAAAATAGCAGTTCCAATTATCGGTCAGACGGTTCTAACCGTCAGACCGAATTAGGCAGGAATCAATAAGATTTAAACTCTAATCCACCAAAATTAACCGAGCCCTTGATATACAAAATTTTCCTATCGGCTTCATCCACAGAAGGAAAAGCTCTTTTGTCTTCAATTCCAGAGAATACATTGCTAACGTCAGCTTGCACTTCCCAATGGGGCGGAATAATCAGTTTCAATCCCCCAAAAGTGACTTCCACATCTAAAACGGCACTATCTTGAATTTCTGCTTTGGATAAATCAATGTCCGCTCCTCCGAAAGCAGTTGTAATTTTCCCACCTTTAAAATTCTTGGTAATCAACCGTCTTTGAACAGACGCAAATACCGCCTCGGCTCTTATAAAATCACTTTCCACTGTTTTAGAATCAGAAAGACCTAAGTCTTCATCAGAGCCGTGTTCGGAATCTCCTTTATGGAAACCAAACTTGCGGCTGCGGCCAAGGATCAAATATAATCCTATTAAAATGATACCTCCTGGTAACAAGTAATCATAGTATTCAGCTGGAATAAACCCCTCTCGTCTGATTAAGAAAAAACTACCGACCAACAACATGATGAGGCCAAATCCATTTCTTAAACCATGTCGAACTAAAGAATAAATACCAATCCCGATAAAGATAAATGGCCAGCTAAATATCCAGCTGAACTCTATTACATCCATTCTATCTAATAATAAAATACCTCCAATGATCAAAAGTATAACCCCAAATGATGCATTGTTTCTTCCTGTGTTTTCTTGTTTGTTTTTCATGACAGTTTGATTTTTAGTAATGAAACAAACTTAGAAGGGTTTTATAAATAATACCTTTGTAAATAGGCCAAAAAATGGCAAAACTAGGTGAGTGGCGGAAATGAGTCGGTGAAATATCTATAAAAATGTCGGACATCCTCCATGCTCCCATATTTCATAAAGCAAAAAAATGTCCGACATAAGCAACTAGTTATCTTCTACCATATCAGAAATGTCAGACATTAGGAACATCAAAATTCCTTTATCAATATAGATAATGTCTGACATGAATTCGTAATTCTCAAATTACTAATTATTAATTATCATCCCACCCCTCCGGTCGCTTCCATTTCACTGGAGCTTCAGGTTCAGGTTGCATTTCAAACTCCTCAGTTTCCAGTAGCTTTAAAGCTTGTTCTACTGCTTTTTCTAATTGTGCATCTCGTCCTTGCATGGCCAATTTAGGATCATCAATTACTTCAACATCTGGCGCTATACCTTCTCCTTCTACGGCCCATTCGCCATCAGTATCATAAAAACCACCTCTTGGAGCTACCATTCTTCCTCCATCTACAAATTGAGGTGTATCCCAGGTGCCCACTAAGCCACCCCAGGTTCTAGTTCCTACTAATGGTCCAATATCCTTCTTCTTGAACATATAAGGCAATAAATCGCCTCCAGAACCGGCTCTTTCGTTTATAATCATCACTTTTGGCCCCCAAAGCCCCGCTATCGGGGAAGTCCAAGGACGATTCTCTCCTGCCTTACTGTTGAAATAACCAATCGGCTCACGGGTCATAATATCTATCATATAATCAGCTGCAGATCCACCTCCGTTATTCCTCTCATCTAAAATCACTCCTTTCTTATCTTGTTGAGAAAAATAATAGCGATTGAAGCTTGTGAAACCAGGCCCGCTGGTATTGGGAATGTAAACATACGCCAACTTTCCATTGGACATTTCATCTACCTTCCGTCTGTTGCCTTCCACCCAATCAACATATCGGAGCCAATATTCACTACCTATTGGTTCAACATATATCCTTTCAGCTCCCGATTTTGAAGGGCTACTATTAACCAATAGTGCAACAGTTCTTCCAGCTGTTTGTGCAAAATGGTCATAAATATTATCAGCTTCAGTTATTGGGGTTCCATTAACTTCTAATATATAGTCACCCACCTTCACTTTTTGACCAGTTAAGCCAAGTGGAGCTTCTAAGCCTGGGTTTGATTGTTCACCATCATATATTTTAGATATTCTGTAGAAGCCGTTCCTGATTTCATAATCGGCCCCTAACAAACCGACTGGGACACTTTCCACATCTGGCATATCTCCACCTGAAACATAGGAATGCCCGATCGCAACTTCACCACTTAAAATATCAACCAAATAATTTAAATCAGTTCTATGATGGACATGTTTCACCCACGGCTGATACCAACTATATACTTTATCCCAAGGTGCTCCATGCACATTATCGACATACAGGAAATCACGCATAAATCGCCAGCCCTCCTTAAATATTTGCGCATATTCTGATGTCGGATTCACTTTCATTTGTGCCGATATAGAAATATTATCCTCCCCCTTCGGTTTTCCTGAGCTAGCAGTAACGCTCCAGCTACCCCCTTTTTGAAACAATGTGAATTCACCATCTTTTGACAGCACCATTTGACTAATACCGTCATCCCAATCTTCTGCTTCCTCTTTTTTTACATCATAGTCGTGTACTTTCAATCCCTGTTGATTAGGAACAGATTCCGCAATAAACACTTTATGGGGTTGACCACTTTTGATAAATTGATAATTTCTTGCAGGTAGTTTTAAAGACACAACACGATTTTGAATATTACTAAAATCAATTTCAACTTTCTTATTTTCAGTAGTGGCTTCTTCTTTGCTTTTCTTATCCTTTTTATCTTTGGTGCTTTCCTCCTCCTTTTTGGCTACTTCTTCATCACTTTGAGGCAAATTAGGAGCCTTTCCATCAGCACTTAGAACTACCGCATAGAGGCTTCTACTTACTGAAGGATCATAAGAACTCATATCCAGCCAGCCCGAATTTAAGCCATAATCTGTACTTGCCAAGAAGTACAAGTACTCTCCGGATTGATCCCATTGAGGCGAAGTTGCATCTGCTAAAGGATCTGAAACTTGATATGTCTGTCCAGATTGGGTATCATAGATGAAAATAGCTTTGAAATGACTATTTTGCTGTTTTTCATAGGTAATATAACGGCTGTCGGGAGACCAATTTGGATTCAATGTTCTGTTTGGATGTGCATAACCATCCGTATCTACTTTTTTGACCTGTCCATTTTCTAGATTAATATACCAAATATTGTAGTCCGTATCAGTGTAGGTAATCATTTTACCATTTGGCGACCAATCCGGAGTAAAGTAGAAAGTTGGATTTTCTAAAGCATAAGCTTTTTGATTTTCTCCGAATTGATTCGCTACCACCAATTGATATTCCCCACTAGCATCAGAAAACCAAGCAATTTGATCACCTTTTGGGGACCAAATAGGATAGCGATCAGCTACTCCACTGCTTTGGGTGATGTTTCTCCAGC
This is a stretch of genomic DNA from Marivirga harenae. It encodes these proteins:
- a CDS encoding LiaF transmembrane domain-containing protein, which produces MKNKQENTGRNNASFGVILLIIGGILLLDRMDVIEFSWIFSWPFIFIGIGIYSLVRHGLRNGFGLIMLLVGSFFLIRREGFIPAEYYDYLLPGGIILIGLYLILGRSRKFGFHKGDSEHGSDEDLGLSDSKTVESDFIRAEAVFASVQRRLITKNFKGGKITTAFGGADIDLSKAEIQDSAVLDVEVTFGGLKLIIPPHWEVQADVSNVFSGIEDKRAFPSVDEADRKILYIKGSVNFGGLEFKSY
- a CDS encoding S41 family peptidase, which encodes MKKIFLFLLIAFVSAEAFSQGTMLLRQPSLSAENVVFVYANDLWKAPLSGGDAVRLTTYEGYESSPHFSNDGNWIAFSAEYDGNTDVYVMPVEGGTPKRLTYHPGSDYVQGWTPTGEILFRTGRKAHPTKTSQLYTVAAKGSFPQPLVDIRAAYGELSSDGKHLAYTPITSWDPEWRNYRGGQAMPIWILNLDNQQLTRTPQLDKERHLDPVWVGQKVYYLSERDYVSNIWSYDMVSAEEEQITFHKKYDVKSLDAFGDQIVYEQGGYLHLLNASNNTSRQLEIYVQGDLNFSRERWEDVKAGNVDNPNLSPNGKRAIFEHRGDIFTFPKEEGSWRNITQSSGVADRYPIWSPKGDQIAWFSDASGEYQLVVANQFGENQKAYALENPTFYFTPDWSPNGKMITYTDTDYNIWYINLENGQVKKVDTDGYAHPNRTLNPNWSPDSRYITYEKQQNSHFKAIFIYDTQSGQTYQVSDPLADATSPQWDQSGEYLYFLASTDYGLNSGWLDMSSYDPSVSRSLYAVVLSADGKAPNLPQSDEEVAKKEEESTKDKKDKKSKEEATTENKKVEIDFSNIQNRVVSLKLPARNYQFIKSGQPHKVFIAESVPNQQGLKVHDYDVKKEEAEDWDDGISQMVLSKDGEFTLFQKGGSWSVTASSGKPKGEDNISISAQMKVNPTSEYAQIFKEGWRFMRDFLYVDNVHGAPWDKVYSWYQPWVKHVHHRTDLNYLVDILSGEVAIGHSYVSGGDMPDVESVPVGLLGADYEIRNGFYRISKIYDGEQSNPGLEAPLGLTGQKVKVGDYILEVNGTPITEADNIYDHFAQTAGRTVALLVNSSPSKSGAERIYVEPIGSEYWLRYVDWVEGNRRKVDEMSNGKLAYVYIPNTSGPGFTSFNRYYFSQQDKKGVILDERNNGGGSAADYMIDIMTREPIGYFNSKAGENRPWTSPIAGLWGPKVMIINERAGSGGDLLPYMFKKKDIGPLVGTRTWGGLVGTWDTPQFVDGGRMVAPRGGFYDTDGEWAVEGEGIAPDVEVIDDPKLAMQGRDAQLEKAVEQALKLLETEEFEMQPEPEAPVKWKRPEGWDDN
- a CDS encoding sensor histidine kinase, with amino-acid sequence MFLQFIRHQNRSWIKLSAILLVWLGLSIFLLMHYGLDFSSALIDSILFSLLVIFGFMLLDNIFKFYTPTKGNKVLLVVFPLILSLLILYSGDFLIKWVVPSNFKNITFLNEAFVLRGFIILLIFLSYSLLLNLQGKLQEQVEAEEREVKMQKMANEAELHQLRQQLQPHFLFNSLNSISSLVKVKPEKAREMVLQLSDFLRGTIQKEADRWIQVEDEIQFLNLFIDIEKVRFGHRLQVNFDIEAGIEQLKLPQLMVQPLLENAIKHSLYGLTGDVAINVQFKKMKKSLEIIIENPFDPKAGQTKGAGFGLEAVRRRLFLIFGRYDLLKTTALSQQFKVELLIPQIS